A single region of the Streptomyces sp. NBC_00236 genome encodes:
- the tkt gene encoding transketolase yields MSTKPTTTDLQWTELDQRAVDTVRVLAADAVQKVGNGHPGTAMSLAPAAYTIFQKVMRHDPADAEWTGRDRFVLSAGHTSLTLYIQLYLAGYGLELDDLKAFRTWGSKTPGHPEYGHTTGVETTTGPLGQGVANAVGMAMAARYERGLFDPEAAPGTSPFDHMVWVVAGDGCLQEGISAEASSLAGHQKLGNLVLLWDDNHISIEGDTETAVSEDTLKRYEAYGWHVQRVDQLPSGDLDPAGLYKALLAAKAETERPSFIAARSIIAWPAPHAQNTEASHGSALGDDEVAATKRVLGFDPEKTFEVADEVIAHTREALDRGREAKAEWEKTFAAWRTANPERAAEFDRISAGELPEGWEDKLPVFEPGKGVATRAASGKVLQALGEIVPELWGGSADLAGSNNTTIDKTSSFLPAGNPLPEADPYGRTIHFGIREHAMAAAMNGIALHGNTRIYGGTFLVFSDYMRNAVRLSALMHLPVTYVWTHDSIGLGEDGPTHQPVEHIASLRAIPGLNVVRPADANETSLAWREILRRYTKVFGKGAPHGLALTRQGVPTYEANENAVKGGYVLFEAETADGHSAAPQVLLIGTGSEVHLAVEAREELQAAGIPTRVVSMPCVEWFEEQDQAYKDSVLPPSVKARVAVEAGIGLTWYRYVGDAGRIVSLEHFGASADAKVLFREFGFTGEAVAAAARESLAAVTR; encoded by the coding sequence GTGAGCACCAAGCCGACCACCACAGACCTCCAGTGGACCGAATTGGACCAGCGGGCCGTGGACACCGTCCGCGTCCTCGCCGCGGACGCCGTACAGAAGGTCGGAAACGGCCACCCGGGTACGGCCATGAGCCTGGCTCCCGCCGCGTACACCATTTTCCAGAAGGTGATGCGGCACGACCCCGCCGACGCGGAGTGGACCGGCCGCGACCGGTTCGTGCTCTCGGCGGGCCACACCAGCCTGACCCTCTACATCCAGCTCTACCTGGCCGGGTACGGCCTGGAGCTCGATGACCTGAAGGCCTTCCGTACCTGGGGCTCGAAGACCCCGGGGCACCCGGAGTACGGCCACACCACCGGCGTGGAGACGACGACCGGCCCGCTGGGCCAGGGTGTCGCCAACGCCGTGGGCATGGCCATGGCCGCCCGCTACGAGCGCGGCCTGTTCGACCCGGAGGCGGCCCCCGGCACCTCCCCCTTCGACCACATGGTGTGGGTCGTCGCCGGCGACGGCTGCCTCCAGGAGGGCATCTCCGCGGAGGCGTCCTCGCTGGCCGGGCACCAGAAGCTGGGCAACCTGGTCCTGCTCTGGGACGACAACCACATCTCCATCGAGGGCGACACGGAGACCGCGGTCTCCGAGGACACCCTGAAGCGCTACGAGGCGTACGGCTGGCACGTCCAGCGCGTCGACCAGCTGCCCAGCGGCGACCTGGACCCGGCGGGTCTGTACAAGGCGCTGCTGGCCGCCAAGGCCGAGACCGAGCGCCCGTCGTTCATCGCGGCCCGCTCGATCATCGCCTGGCCCGCACCGCACGCCCAGAACACCGAGGCCTCGCACGGCTCCGCGCTCGGCGACGACGAGGTCGCCGCGACCAAGCGGGTCCTGGGCTTCGACCCGGAGAAGACCTTCGAGGTCGCCGACGAGGTCATCGCGCACACCCGTGAGGCACTGGACCGCGGCCGCGAGGCCAAGGCCGAGTGGGAGAAGACCTTCGCCGCGTGGCGCACCGCCAACCCGGAGCGCGCCGCCGAGTTCGACCGGATCTCCGCGGGCGAGCTGCCCGAGGGCTGGGAGGACAAGCTCCCCGTCTTCGAGCCCGGCAAGGGCGTCGCCACCCGCGCCGCCTCCGGCAAGGTGCTCCAGGCCCTCGGTGAGATCGTGCCCGAGCTGTGGGGCGGCTCCGCCGACCTCGCGGGCTCGAACAACACCACGATCGACAAGACCTCGTCGTTCCTCCCGGCCGGCAACCCGCTGCCGGAGGCCGACCCGTACGGCCGCACGATCCACTTCGGCATCCGCGAGCACGCCATGGCCGCGGCCATGAACGGCATCGCGCTGCACGGCAACACCCGCATCTACGGCGGCACCTTCCTGGTGTTCTCCGACTACATGCGCAACGCCGTGCGGCTGTCCGCGCTGATGCACCTGCCGGTGACGTACGTGTGGACGCACGACTCGATCGGTCTCGGCGAGGACGGCCCGACCCACCAGCCGGTGGAGCACATCGCCTCGCTGCGCGCGATCCCGGGCCTGAACGTGGTCCGCCCGGCCGACGCCAACGAGACCTCCCTCGCCTGGCGCGAGATCCTGCGCCGCTACACCAAGGTGTTCGGCAAGGGCGCTCCGCACGGTCTGGCGCTGACCCGCCAGGGTGTGCCGACGTACGAGGCGAACGAGAACGCGGTCAAGGGCGGCTACGTCCTGTTCGAGGCCGAGACGGCCGACGGGCACAGCGCAGCGCCCCAGGTCCTGCTGATCGGTACGGGCTCCGAGGTGCACCTCGCCGTCGAGGCGCGTGAGGAGCTCCAGGCCGCCGGCATCCCGACCCGTGTGGTGTCGATGCCGTGTGTCGAGTGGTTCGAGGAGCAGGACCAGGCGTACAAGGACAGCGTCCTGCCGCCGTCCGTCAAGGCCCGCGTGGCCGTCGAGGCGGGCATCGGTCTGACCTGGTACCGCTACGTCGGGGACGCCGGCCGGATCGTCTCGCTGGAGCACTTCGGTGCCTCGGCCGACGCCAAGGTCCTCTTCCGCGAGTTCGGCTTCACCGGCGAGGCCGTCGCGGCCGCCGCCCGGGAATCTCTCGCCGCCGTCACGCGCTGA